A genomic window from Bordetella genomosp. 9 includes:
- a CDS encoding SDR family oxidoreductase, with translation MEHDNPADTVFITGATSGFGAATARCFAGRGWNVIAAGRRADRLDALADEVGPRLHPLVLDIRDRPGMEAAVAALPATFGRVRALVNNAGLALGTTPAQACSLDDWETMVDTNIKGLLYATRLLLPRLIEYGAGAGIVNLGSVAGNWPYPGSHVYGASKAFVRQFSLNLRCDLLGTGVRVTNIEPGMSESEFSLVRFAGDRDKYDAVYRGAQPLQPEDIADTVYWVLNQPAHININSLEIMPVTQAWSNFAIRRE, from the coding sequence ATGGAACACGACAACCCGGCGGATACCGTATTCATCACGGGCGCCACGTCAGGCTTCGGCGCCGCGACCGCGCGGTGCTTCGCCGGCCGCGGCTGGAATGTGATCGCCGCCGGCCGCCGCGCCGACCGGCTCGACGCGCTGGCGGACGAGGTGGGACCACGGCTGCATCCGCTCGTCCTGGACATACGAGACCGACCCGGCATGGAGGCCGCGGTGGCCGCCTTGCCGGCCACGTTCGGACGCGTGCGCGCGCTGGTGAACAACGCGGGGCTGGCGCTGGGCACCACGCCGGCGCAGGCGTGCTCGCTGGACGACTGGGAAACGATGGTCGACACGAACATCAAGGGCCTGCTGTATGCCACGCGCCTGCTGTTGCCGCGCCTGATTGAATACGGCGCCGGCGCGGGCATCGTCAACCTGGGTTCCGTCGCGGGCAACTGGCCCTATCCGGGCAGTCATGTATACGGCGCCAGCAAGGCCTTCGTGCGGCAGTTCTCGCTCAACCTGCGCTGCGACCTGCTCGGCACCGGCGTGCGGGTGACGAATATCGAACCCGGCATGAGCGAAAGCGAATTCTCGCTGGTGCGCTTCGCGGGCGACCGCGACAAGTACGACGCCGTCTACCGAGGCGCGCAGCCGCTGCAGCCCGAGGATATCGCCGATACGGTGTACTGGGTGCTGAACCAGCCGGCACATATCAACATCAATAGCCTGGAAATCATGCCGGTGACCCAGGCCTGGAGCAACTTCGCGATACGCCGCGAGTGA
- a CDS encoding NAD(P)/FAD-dependent oxidoreductase, whose product MSVDTTSRQAYDPTYDPLVSTGPGRGQDYAPTYWVASAGEPPGDDGPIHGDRDVDVAVIGSGFTGLATALFLAREHGIKATVLEANRVAWGCTSRNGGQGQNASGRLYRSQWIERWGVDVARRLDAEIREGFGTFRGLVAQIDCDAQPGGHLYIAHRDKKMAFLRSEGALMRDRFGYDTRMLTREEVHRDYVRDEDAHGALHEPDGISVHPLKLAYGYIRMARAHGATLHPSSPVTGWRTEGERHLLRTPGGVVRARAVAIATGAYTAGSLHPSLRGRCYPILSNSIVTRPLTDDELARTNFLTHEAITDTRTLRFYYRLLPDRRVQIGSRSAITGADARHPRHERLLIDGLHRKFPALRGIDIDYSWWGWVDVSHDMMPRIAQPDPGQNVFYALGYGGNGVSFSAHAGRRMAERIAGRADPAFSLPIYDSALPTHPLAPFRRLGQALLYRWYYLKDEVL is encoded by the coding sequence ATGTCTGTGGATACGACGAGCCGCCAGGCCTACGACCCCACCTACGACCCGCTCGTTTCCACGGGGCCGGGCCGGGGGCAGGACTACGCGCCGACCTACTGGGTGGCATCCGCGGGCGAGCCGCCGGGTGACGATGGCCCCATCCACGGCGATCGGGACGTCGACGTGGCCGTCATCGGTTCGGGCTTCACCGGCCTGGCGACGGCGTTGTTCCTGGCCAGGGAGCATGGCATCAAGGCCACCGTCCTGGAGGCCAATCGCGTCGCCTGGGGATGTACCAGCCGCAACGGCGGCCAGGGCCAGAATGCCAGCGGGCGGCTGTACCGGTCGCAGTGGATAGAACGATGGGGCGTGGATGTCGCGCGCCGGCTCGACGCGGAAATCCGCGAGGGCTTCGGCACATTCCGCGGCCTGGTGGCGCAGATCGATTGCGATGCCCAGCCCGGCGGGCATCTTTACATCGCCCACCGCGACAAGAAAATGGCGTTCCTGCGCAGCGAAGGCGCGCTCATGCGCGACCGCTTCGGCTACGACACGCGGATGCTCACCCGGGAGGAAGTGCACCGCGACTACGTGCGCGACGAAGACGCGCATGGCGCCCTGCACGAGCCCGACGGCATCAGCGTGCATCCGCTGAAGCTTGCCTACGGCTACATACGCATGGCGCGCGCGCATGGCGCGACCCTGCATCCGTCCAGCCCGGTCACCGGCTGGCGCACCGAAGGCGAGCGGCACCTGTTGCGCACGCCGGGCGGCGTCGTGCGCGCGCGCGCCGTCGCGATCGCCACCGGCGCGTACACCGCCGGCAGCCTGCATCCCAGCCTGCGCGGCCGCTGCTATCCCATCCTTTCCAACAGCATCGTCACGCGTCCGCTGACGGACGACGAGCTGGCGCGCACCAACTTCCTGACGCATGAGGCCATCACCGACACGCGCACGCTGCGCTTCTACTATCGCCTGTTGCCCGACCGCCGCGTGCAGATCGGCAGCCGCAGCGCCATCACCGGCGCGGACGCGCGGCATCCGCGCCATGAGCGCCTGCTGATAGACGGCCTGCACCGCAAGTTCCCGGCCTTGCGCGGCATCGATATCGACTATTCCTGGTGGGGATGGGTGGACGTCAGCCATGACATGATGCCCCGCATCGCCCAACCCGATCCGGGCCAGAACGTGTTCTATGCCCTGGGCTACGGCGGCAACGGAGTGAGCTTCTCCGCCCACGCCGGCCGGCGCATGGCGGAACGCATCGCCGGCCGCGCGGACCCCGCGTTTTCGCTGCCCATCTACGACAGCGCGCTGCCCACGCATCCGCTGGCGCCCTTCAGGCGCCTGGGCCAGGCGCTGCTCTATCGATGGTATTACCTGAAGGACGAAGTGCTCTGA
- a CDS encoding NADP-dependent isocitrate dehydrogenase → MSTTSKIIYTLTDEAPALATYSLLPIVQAYTRSSGVAVETRDISLSGRIIAAFPELLTDAQKISDDLAELGRLATTPEANIIKLPNISASIPQLKAAIKELQQQGYKLPDYPDEPANDKDKDAKARYDKIKGSAVNPVLREGNSDRRAPLSVKNYARKHPHKMGAWSADSKTHVSHMDSGDFYGSEKSALIANAGSVRIELATADGATKVLKEKTPVKAGEIIDAAVLSKNKLRAFLEVQVEDAKKKDVLFSVHVKATMMKVSDPIIFGHVVSVFYKDVLTKHADTLKQVGFDPNNGIGDLYAKIAGLPADKRAEIEADMQAEYAKRPRLAMVNSDKGITNLHVPSDVIVDASMPAMIREGGKMWGPDGKAYDAKAVIPDRSYADIYQVVIDDCKKNGPFDPVTMGTVPNVGLMAQAAEEYGSHDKTFQIPANGTVRVVDESGKVLLEQPVEAGDIWRMCQTKDAPVQDWVKLAVNRARATGTPAIFWLDKNRAHDAQIIAKVERYLKDHDTSGLDLRIMTPSEACKFSVERIRQGKDTISVTGNVLRDYLTDLFPIMELGTSAKMLSIVPLMAGGGLFETGAGGSAPKHVQQFVEEGFLRWDSLGEFLALAASLEHLADVHGNTAARVLAKTLDEATGKFLDNDKSPSRKVGGLDNRGSHFYLALYWAQALAAQTEDKALQSRFAGIAKTLTDNEAKIVQELAAAQGKPQDIGGYYRPNAEKTSQAMRPSATLNRALKQLEA, encoded by the coding sequence ATGTCTACCACGTCGAAGATCATCTACACGCTGACCGACGAAGCCCCGGCCCTGGCCACCTATTCGCTGCTGCCCATCGTCCAGGCTTACACCCGCTCGTCGGGCGTCGCCGTCGAAACCCGCGACATTTCCCTGTCCGGCCGCATCATCGCCGCCTTCCCTGAGCTGCTCACCGACGCCCAGAAGATCTCCGACGACCTGGCGGAACTCGGCCGCCTGGCGACCACGCCGGAAGCCAACATCATCAAGCTGCCCAACATCAGCGCCTCGATCCCGCAATTGAAGGCCGCGATCAAGGAACTGCAGCAGCAGGGCTACAAGCTGCCGGATTATCCGGACGAGCCCGCCAACGACAAGGACAAGGACGCCAAGGCGCGCTATGACAAGATCAAGGGCAGCGCCGTGAACCCCGTGCTGCGCGAAGGCAACTCCGATCGCCGCGCGCCGCTGTCCGTCAAGAACTACGCCCGCAAGCACCCGCACAAGATGGGCGCGTGGTCGGCCGACTCGAAGACCCACGTGTCCCACATGGACAGCGGCGACTTCTACGGCAGCGAAAAATCCGCGCTGATCGCCAATGCCGGCTCCGTGCGCATCGAACTGGCCACCGCCGACGGCGCCACCAAGGTGCTGAAGGAAAAGACCCCCGTCAAGGCCGGTGAAATCATCGACGCCGCGGTCCTCAGCAAGAACAAGCTGCGCGCCTTCCTGGAAGTCCAGGTCGAAGACGCCAAGAAGAAGGACGTGCTGTTCTCCGTTCACGTCAAGGCGACGATGATGAAGGTCTCCGACCCGATCATCTTCGGCCACGTGGTCTCGGTGTTCTACAAGGACGTGCTGACCAAGCACGCCGATACCCTCAAGCAGGTCGGCTTCGACCCCAACAACGGCATCGGCGACCTGTACGCCAAGATCGCCGGGCTGCCCGCCGACAAGCGCGCCGAAATCGAAGCCGACATGCAGGCCGAATACGCCAAGCGCCCGCGCCTGGCCATGGTGAACTCCGACAAGGGCATCACCAACCTGCACGTGCCCAGCGACGTCATCGTCGACGCCTCCATGCCCGCCATGATCCGCGAAGGCGGCAAGATGTGGGGTCCGGACGGCAAGGCCTACGACGCCAAGGCGGTGATTCCCGACCGCAGCTACGCCGACATCTACCAGGTGGTGATCGACGACTGCAAGAAGAACGGTCCCTTCGATCCGGTCACCATGGGCACCGTGCCCAATGTCGGCCTGATGGCGCAGGCGGCCGAGGAATACGGTTCGCACGACAAGACCTTCCAGATCCCGGCCAACGGCACCGTGCGCGTGGTCGACGAGTCGGGCAAGGTGCTGCTGGAGCAGCCGGTGGAAGCCGGCGACATCTGGCGCATGTGCCAGACCAAGGACGCGCCGGTGCAGGACTGGGTGAAGCTGGCCGTGAACCGCGCCCGCGCCACCGGCACGCCCGCGATCTTCTGGCTGGACAAGAACCGCGCCCACGACGCGCAGATCATCGCCAAGGTCGAGCGCTACCTGAAGGACCACGACACCTCGGGCCTGGACCTGCGCATCATGACGCCTTCCGAGGCGTGCAAGTTCTCCGTCGAGCGCATCCGCCAGGGCAAGGACACCATCTCCGTCACCGGCAACGTGCTGCGCGACTACCTGACCGACCTGTTCCCCATCATGGAACTGGGCACCAGCGCCAAGATGCTTTCCATCGTGCCGCTGATGGCCGGCGGCGGCCTGTTCGAAACCGGCGCGGGCGGTTCGGCGCCCAAGCACGTGCAGCAGTTCGTGGAAGAAGGCTTCCTGCGCTGGGACTCGCTGGGTGAATTCCTGGCCCTGGCCGCGTCGCTGGAACATCTGGCCGACGTCCACGGCAACACCGCCGCGCGCGTGCTGGCCAAGACGCTGGACGAAGCCACCGGCAAGTTCCTGGACAACGACAAGTCGCCCTCCCGCAAGGTAGGCGGCCTGGACAACCGCGGCAGCCACTTCTACCTGGCCTTGTACTGGGCCCAGGCCCTGGCCGCGCAGACGGAAGACAAGGCCCTGCAATCCAGGTTTGCCGGCATCGCCAAGACGCTGACGGACAACGAAGCCAAGATCGTGCAGGAACTGGCCGCGGCGCAAGGCAAGCCGCAGGATATCGGCGGCTACTACCGTCCGAATGCGGAAAAGACCAGCCAGGCCATGCGACCCAGCGCCACGCTGAACCGCGCGTTGAAGCAGCTGGAAGCGTAA
- a CDS encoding cytochrome P450, which yields MNLQDLSTPEFYRDPYPLYEKIRARGKLFKLAPHILMTGHYDMIDAMLVDRRMGKGYMESIRARYGEDGPSQPIFQGLARMFLMMNPPAHTRLRALLMKAFDARRVDALRQACQEVADELIAAFPRGQAFDLVPAYSQPLPVRIICRLLDIPVEDADMLERDVGQLVQALEAAPLGAPALEQVNAAMLNVEAYFRGVVEARRRQPGDDLVSVLLSVREDGQGLTEEEVVSNVILLFVAGHETTANMIGNALIALHQHPDQLRLLGQRPELLPKAINECMRYDSSVQFLTRVALEDTEAGGIALPKGSIVFMSLGAANRDPARFAEPDRLLLEREETGNRLLSFGGGIHYCLGARLAAMELQIGLGSLLDRLPVMRIVDLDDLRWRKRNTVRGVEALVVAH from the coding sequence ATGAATCTGCAGGACCTCTCTACCCCCGAGTTCTACCGGGACCCTTACCCCTTGTACGAAAAGATCCGCGCGCGCGGCAAGCTGTTCAAGCTCGCGCCGCATATCCTGATGACGGGCCATTACGACATGATCGACGCCATGCTGGTGGATCGGCGCATGGGCAAGGGCTATATGGAAAGCATCCGCGCCCGTTACGGCGAAGACGGGCCGTCGCAGCCGATCTTCCAGGGCCTGGCGCGCATGTTCCTGATGATGAACCCGCCGGCGCACACCCGCCTGCGCGCGCTGCTGATGAAGGCCTTCGACGCCCGGCGGGTGGACGCCCTGCGCCAGGCCTGCCAGGAAGTCGCGGACGAACTGATCGCCGCGTTCCCGCGCGGCCAGGCGTTCGACCTGGTGCCGGCCTACAGCCAGCCCCTGCCCGTGCGCATCATCTGCCGGCTGCTGGATATCCCGGTCGAGGACGCCGATATGCTGGAACGCGACGTCGGCCAGCTGGTGCAGGCCCTGGAGGCCGCGCCGCTGGGCGCCCCGGCGCTGGAGCAGGTCAATGCCGCGATGCTGAATGTGGAGGCGTATTTCCGCGGCGTCGTGGAAGCGCGGCGCCGCCAGCCGGGCGACGACCTGGTTTCCGTGCTGCTGTCGGTGCGCGAGGACGGCCAGGGCCTGACCGAAGAGGAAGTCGTGTCGAACGTGATCCTGCTGTTCGTGGCGGGCCACGAGACGACGGCCAACATGATAGGCAACGCCCTGATCGCGCTGCACCAGCATCCGGACCAGCTGCGCCTGCTGGGCCAGCGGCCCGAGCTGCTGCCCAAGGCGATCAACGAATGCATGCGCTACGACAGCTCGGTGCAGTTCCTGACCCGCGTCGCGCTGGAAGACACCGAAGCCGGCGGCATCGCGCTGCCCAAGGGATCCATCGTGTTCATGAGCCTGGGCGCCGCCAACCGCGATCCCGCCCGCTTCGCCGAACCCGACCGCCTGTTGCTCGAACGCGAGGAGACCGGCAACCGGCTGCTGTCGTTCGGCGGCGGCATCCACTACTGCCTGGGCGCCCGGCTGGCGGCCATGGAGCTGCAGATCGGCCTGGGCAGCCTGCTGGACCGCTTGCCGGTCATGCGCATCGTCGACCTGGATGATCTGCGGTGGCGCAAGCGCAATACGGTGCGGGGGGTGGAGGCGCTGGTCGTGGCGCATTAA
- a CDS encoding nuclear transport factor 2 family protein — MASVVDTTLLEAFSAAWNRHDLPALMSFMHEACVFETAAGPLACGARHAGLDAVARAFASAWETVPDAQWENGRHWVSGDRGVSEWTFTGTAADGSRIEVDGVDVFTFRDGKILVKHVFRKNRTAPAAA; from the coding sequence ATGGCATCCGTCGTCGACACCACCCTGCTTGAGGCCTTCAGCGCGGCCTGGAATCGGCACGACCTGCCTGCATTGATGTCTTTCATGCATGAAGCGTGCGTATTCGAGACCGCCGCGGGCCCGCTGGCGTGCGGCGCCCGGCACGCTGGCCTGGACGCGGTGGCCAGGGCCTTCGCCTCGGCATGGGAAACCGTCCCCGACGCCCAGTGGGAGAACGGCCGTCACTGGGTGAGCGGCGATCGCGGCGTGTCCGAGTGGACGTTCACCGGCACGGCGGCCGATGGCTCGCGCATCGAGGTCGACGGCGTCGACGTCTTCACGTTCCGCGACGGCAAGATCCTGGTCAAGCACGTGTTCCGCAAGAACCGCACGGCGCCCGCCGCCGCCTGA
- a CDS encoding tripartite tricarboxylate transporter substrate binding protein, protein MKLRTLLCTLPMLLCAFDNAYADNYPDKPIKIVVPWAPGGAADFLARTVASRLTTRLSVPVLVENRAGAATNIGTQAVATAPGDGYTLLMASSNNCVNVSLYDNLPFDFAKDFKPITNVGLAPNVLVVHPSVPASDVTGLIDLARHEPGRLTYGSSGNGSASHLAAEMFKQQAKLDILGIPYKGAAPAVADLMGGQVQMMFTVIPPTLGPIRGGKLKLLAVASEKRLPLFPDVPTVSESGLPGFEASIWYGLVAPASTPDAIVAKLQQNVAAILAEPEVADKLQQSGTIPVGDTSAHFAQTIAQDTAAYAKVIKVAGIRAD, encoded by the coding sequence ATGAAACTCCGTACCCTTCTTTGCACGTTGCCGATGCTGCTGTGCGCCTTCGACAATGCCTACGCGGACAACTATCCGGACAAGCCGATCAAGATCGTGGTCCCATGGGCGCCGGGCGGCGCCGCGGACTTCCTGGCGCGTACGGTGGCCAGCCGGCTGACCACGCGGCTGTCCGTTCCGGTGCTCGTGGAAAACCGTGCGGGCGCGGCCACCAATATCGGCACCCAGGCCGTGGCCACGGCGCCGGGCGACGGCTATACGCTGCTGATGGCCAGCAGCAATAACTGCGTCAATGTGTCGCTGTACGACAATCTTCCCTTCGACTTCGCCAAGGATTTCAAGCCGATCACCAACGTGGGGCTGGCACCCAACGTGCTGGTGGTCCATCCTTCGGTGCCGGCCAGCGACGTGACGGGGCTGATCGACCTGGCCAGACACGAGCCCGGCAGGCTGACGTACGGATCGTCGGGCAACGGCAGCGCGTCGCATCTGGCGGCGGAGATGTTCAAGCAGCAGGCGAAGCTGGATATTCTCGGGATACCCTACAAGGGCGCGGCGCCGGCCGTGGCCGACCTCATGGGCGGGCAGGTGCAGATGATGTTCACGGTCATTCCGCCCACGCTGGGTCCGATACGCGGCGGCAAGCTGAAGCTGCTGGCGGTCGCGTCCGAGAAGCGCTTGCCGTTGTTTCCCGACGTTCCCACCGTGTCGGAGAGCGGATTGCCGGGATTCGAAGCGAGCATCTGGTACGGGCTGGTCGCGCCGGCCAGCACGCCCGACGCTATCGTGGCGAAGCTGCAGCAGAATGTCGCGGCCATCTTGGCCGAGCCGGAGGTCGCCGACAAGCTGCAGCAATCCGGAACGATACCGGTGGGCGATACGTCGGCGCACTTCGCGCAGACCATCGCGCAGGATACCGCGGCCTACGCCAAGGTCATCAAGGTCGCAGGCATCCGCGCCGATTGA
- a CDS encoding metallophosphoesterase encodes MKTTLAHAGDRLFRFIVISDTHINQAEDKAAAFFPLNRLANGRARIAFAAARRYRPEFVLHVGDIVHPMPSHPGFDQACANYRELESAFDCPVYLTPGNHDIGDKPWPMAPVAQINPKYMAKYEAQFGRQWYTWQHGDCDFFVLNTSLLNAGLPQEQEQAAWFEQALAAAPDRKFLSLHYPPHVRDAHEPSHYDNLDEPARSWLLSLIERHGIEAVFCGHVHNLWYNQHGDTEFYLLPSTAFVRQDYSELQRVTPPGAEGGRQDVDKLGYFVVDVFERGHVARFVRLPAQAPDEGVSLADTLSDRTPLHIKTAPARGLAVDPGYPWAEDVAVPASGALDAFDHKIVRNDYPLFALCDMGIGTLRIPLSDLMRDTVRARFLELARIGLRAHLVLTAIPSSAQHELLRTLGEAVTVLEFVVAPARLRDLAPDLAGLAAALPHARLLISKLRSPADAAVDGLQYGHLIFHGWIAAECEEAAVLLRECLPTDTQAGLMFRARMSESPLQLAETLDGFTARTGIACGMLARLSTDNPALAQEDDAAACRQALEAAVAKRRHPELQVAIEGLVDFDRGYFLRRGLIDRSFNPRLAGAALKHLCALLESLDGGIDAARAASAGDGVSHIEFHTKDVRWTILIGRPGCAAWRQAATTTWSGGSHCWSLPDGEPVRDPEACDRFPQEAMALLFATPDNVAVADSA; translated from the coding sequence ATGAAGACCACACTCGCACACGCCGGCGACCGGCTGTTCCGATTCATCGTTATCTCCGATACGCATATCAACCAGGCCGAGGACAAGGCGGCAGCCTTCTTTCCCTTGAACCGGTTGGCGAACGGCCGGGCGCGCATCGCATTCGCCGCGGCGCGGCGCTATCGGCCCGAATTCGTCCTGCACGTCGGCGACATCGTGCATCCGATGCCGTCGCACCCGGGCTTCGATCAGGCCTGCGCCAACTACCGCGAACTGGAAAGCGCGTTCGACTGTCCCGTCTACCTGACGCCAGGCAATCACGACATCGGCGACAAGCCCTGGCCGATGGCGCCGGTGGCGCAGATCAACCCGAAGTACATGGCGAAGTACGAGGCGCAGTTCGGACGGCAGTGGTACACGTGGCAGCACGGGGACTGCGACTTCTTCGTCCTGAACACCTCGCTGCTGAACGCCGGGCTGCCGCAGGAGCAGGAGCAGGCCGCCTGGTTCGAGCAGGCCCTGGCGGCCGCGCCCGACCGCAAGTTTCTTTCCCTGCACTATCCGCCGCACGTGCGGGACGCGCACGAGCCCAGCCACTACGACAATCTCGACGAGCCGGCCCGCTCCTGGTTGCTGTCCCTGATCGAGCGCCACGGCATCGAGGCGGTTTTCTGCGGCCACGTGCACAACCTCTGGTACAACCAGCACGGCGACACCGAGTTCTATCTGCTGCCGTCCACCGCCTTCGTTCGGCAGGACTACTCGGAGCTGCAACGCGTCACCCCGCCGGGCGCGGAAGGCGGCCGCCAGGACGTGGACAAGCTGGGCTATTTCGTCGTCGACGTTTTCGAGCGGGGCCACGTCGCGCGCTTCGTGCGCCTGCCCGCGCAGGCGCCGGACGAGGGCGTGTCGCTGGCGGATACCTTGTCGGACCGGACGCCGCTGCACATCAAGACCGCGCCGGCGCGGGGACTGGCGGTGGATCCGGGCTATCCCTGGGCGGAAGATGTCGCCGTGCCGGCCAGCGGCGCGCTCGATGCCTTCGACCACAAGATCGTGCGTAACGACTATCCGCTGTTCGCGCTGTGCGATATGGGCATCGGCACCTTGCGGATCCCGCTGTCGGACCTGATGCGCGACACGGTGCGCGCCCGCTTTCTCGAACTTGCCCGTATCGGCCTGCGCGCGCACCTGGTGCTGACCGCGATTCCGAGCAGCGCGCAGCACGAGCTGTTGCGTACGCTGGGCGAGGCGGTCACCGTACTGGAGTTTGTCGTGGCGCCCGCGCGCTTGCGCGACCTGGCGCCAGACCTGGCCGGCCTGGCGGCGGCGCTGCCGCACGCGCGCTTGCTGATCAGCAAGCTGCGCAGTCCCGCCGATGCCGCGGTCGACGGACTGCAGTACGGTCACCTGATCTTCCACGGATGGATCGCCGCCGAATGCGAGGAAGCCGCCGTCCTGCTGCGGGAATGCCTGCCGACGGATACGCAGGCCGGCCTCATGTTCAGGGCGCGGATGAGCGAATCGCCGCTGCAGCTGGCAGAGACGCTGGACGGCTTTACCGCGCGCACCGGCATCGCCTGCGGCATGCTGGCGCGCCTGAGTACGGACAATCCCGCGCTGGCGCAGGAGGACGACGCCGCGGCCTGCCGCCAGGCGCTGGAAGCCGCCGTCGCGAAGCGGCGCCATCCCGAACTGCAGGTCGCCATCGAAGGCCTGGTGGATTTCGATCGCGGTTACTTCCTGCGCCGGGGGTTGATCGACCGTTCCTTCAACCCGCGGCTCGCGGGGGCCGCGCTCAAGCACCTGTGCGCGCTGCTGGAAAGTTTGGACGGCGGGATAGACGCGGCGCGCGCCGCGTCCGCCGGCGATGGCGTAAGCCATATCGAGTTTCATACCAAGGATGTCCGCTGGACCATATTGATCGGACGTCCCGGCTGCGCCGCCTGGCGGCAGGCCGCCACAACAACATGGTCGGGAGGCAGTCACTGCTGGTCGTTGCCAGACGGGGAACCGGTGCGGGATCCGGAGGCGTGTGATCGCTTTCCACAGGAAGCGATGGCATTGCTGTTCGCCACACCCGACAACGTCGCCGTGGCGGACAGCGCATGA
- a CDS encoding sulfite exporter TauE/SafE family protein has protein sequence MTASLLGAASVIVLVAGIVRGLTGFGFAALAVVALAFLLPVREAVPVVLCLDICASAALLPGCWRHVDWGVTRPLLLAALCGVPIGLLGLTRIDGQAMALGVYLLIGALALIGLARWRLPVGDGPLSAWLVGGATGALLAAFSVGGPLVGAWLTHAGTRPDRMRATLVLFFGAVDLVSVAALAATGHLGPETPLRVAALLPCAFIGLWIGEKLFTRVPASRAVTLAQWLLLVLALLGLYGTLAA, from the coding sequence ATGACCGCTTCCCTGCTGGGCGCGGCCAGCGTCATCGTGCTGGTCGCCGGCATCGTGCGCGGCCTGACCGGGTTCGGCTTCGCGGCATTGGCCGTCGTTGCGCTGGCCTTCCTGCTGCCGGTGCGCGAAGCCGTGCCCGTGGTGCTATGCCTGGACATCTGCGCCAGCGCGGCGCTGCTGCCTGGCTGCTGGCGCCACGTCGATTGGGGCGTGACGCGGCCCCTGCTGCTGGCCGCGCTGTGCGGCGTGCCCATCGGGCTGCTGGGCCTGACGCGCATCGACGGCCAGGCGATGGCGCTCGGCGTCTATCTGCTGATCGGCGCGCTGGCCCTGATCGGCCTGGCCCGGTGGCGCCTGCCCGTCGGCGACGGCCCGTTGTCGGCCTGGCTCGTCGGCGGGGCCACGGGCGCGCTGCTGGCGGCATTCTCGGTGGGCGGTCCGTTGGTCGGCGCCTGGCTGACCCACGCCGGCACGCGCCCCGATCGCATGCGGGCGACGCTGGTGCTGTTCTTCGGGGCCGTCGATCTGGTCAGCGTGGCCGCCCTGGCGGCCACGGGCCACCTGGGCCCTGAAACCCCGTTGCGCGTCGCAGCCCTGCTGCCGTGCGCGTTCATAGGCTTGTGGATAGGCGAAAAGCTGTTCACCCGCGTCCCCGCGTCACGCGCCGTCACGCTCGCGCAGTGGCTGCTGCTGGTGCTGGCGCTGCTGGGACTCTATGGCACGCTGGCCGCGTAG